A single region of the Fusarium fujikuroi IMI 58289 draft genome, chromosome FFUJ_chr05 genome encodes:
- a CDS encoding related to microtubule associated protein, translating into MAEEEDFSSIPLADRFTHKVWKVRKGAYEEATKQFEKSPDESDPCFRPFLNEPGLWNKAVLDSNVAAQQEAVTALCAFLKYGGRDCCLRTRNQTITPMVEKCLSSTRAAIKQNSIEALLLYIELDVAGPVIEDMLPGLSNKVPKNVAATLNALTQIFHNYGCKVVDPKPVLKALPKAFGAADKNVRAEATNLTVELYRWLREAMKPMFWGELKPTQQTDLEAQFEKIKAEGPPKQERLLRSQQEALDAAPEGGEEGEEGEAEGEDVGEVDAFDLAEPQDVSKKIPPNFSDLLASSKWKDRKEAVDGLHQALNVPRIKETDFNEVCRGLAKCMKDANVAVVTQAALCIEALAKGLRKAFAKYRSIVMQPIMDRLKEKKASVADALGAALDAAFASTDLTECLEDITTYLGNKNPQVKEGTMKFLIRCLRNTRDVPSKPEQATICEAGKKLLSESSPALRDGGAEILGTIMKIIGERAMTPNLEGLDDIRKNKVKEFFEAAEVKAKEKPKPKAAPAPKAAPPKKVMGGKKPMAKKAAPAAAAAPVMPDDTPPTPQPSSRPAAGKLGKPTLGGLKGPQKRTLGAPAPGSPRRAPAAPVMPDDEPAPPAQPRLGLSRGLAGRSLAKPTAPSPPVAPASPPPSSGLTAVERAEIEELRAANDRLTRQVDEMRQERSKFMSEIQELKNQNAGLIEDHTRDVLSIKAKETQLVRARSDAEATEQTNDRLRRELERLKKALSRAEGLGSSGNGMNSPGLASPTHDDVYRDHGPPSVSRHRMSVTSSMSEEKENGEQMIPRNKLSPEMRYAGSASSSGRGSPARGFRSAASYRDDDHAPAPSQRPMSSLPQPTGGNGAESWRRAAEVTSQLKARIEQMKAKQGLARP; encoded by the exons atggctgaagaagaagattttAGCTCCATACCCTTGGCGGACCGCTTCACTCACAAGGTCTGGAAGGTTAGAAAAGGAGCATATGAAGAAGCAACCAAGCAGTTCGAAAAGTCTCCCGACGAGTCCGATCCTTGTTTCCGACCATTTTTGAACGAGCCCGGCCTGTGGAACAAAGCAGTTCTCGATTCAAACGTCGCcgctcaacaagaagctgtCACCGCCCTATGCGCATTCCTCAAATATGGTGGACGAGACTGCTGTCTACGGACACGAAATCAGACCATTACACCCATGGTCGAGAAGTGTCTATCCTCCACACGTGCCGCGATCAAGCAAAACTCCATCGAAGCTTTGCTTTTGTACATTGAGCTCGATGTCGCTGGACCGGTCATTGAGGACATGCTGCCCGGTCTTTCCAACAAGGTTCCCAAGAACGTTGCTGCGACACTGAACGCCCTTACACAAATCTTCCACAATTATGGCTGCAAGGTCGTCGATCCCAAACCTGTGCTCAAAGCGCTCCCAAAAGCCTTCGGTGCTGCCGACAAGAACGTCCGTGCTGAAGCAACGAACTTGACAGTCGAACTTTACAGATGGCTCAGGGAGGCTATGAAGCCCATGTTCTGGGGCGAGCTCAAGCCTACCCAGCAGACCGATTTGGAGGCTcagtttgagaagatcaaggccgaAGGCCCTCCCAAGCAAGAACGACTCCTCCGATCGCAACAAGAAGCTCTCGACGCTGCCCCCGAAGGTGGCGAGGAGggtgaagaaggcgaagCAGAGGGCGAAGATGTTGGCGAGGTCGATGCTTTCGATTTGGCTGAACCTCAGGATGTCAGCAAGAAGATCCCGCCTAACTTCAGCGATCTACTTGCCTCCTCAAAGTGGAAGGACCGAAAAGAAGCAGTCGACGGTCTTCACCAGGCACTCAATGTTCCTCGCATCAAGGAAACCGATTTCAATGAAGTCTGTCGCGGATTGGCCAAGTGCATGAAGGACGCCAATGTTGCCGTCGTCACCCAGGCTGCTCTCTGTATCGAGGCTCTCGCAAAGGGCTTGCGAAAGGCCTTTGCCAAATATCGCAGCATTGTGATGCAGCCCATCATGGACCgactcaaggagaagaaggcttctgTCGCGGATGCCCTTGGCGCCGCTCTCGACGCTGCTTTTGCCTCCACCGATTTGACGGAGTGTCTTGAGGACATCACTACATACCTTGGAAACAAGAACCCCCAGGTCAAGGAGGGTACCATGAAGTTCTTGATTCGCTGCCTACGAAACACCCGGGATGTGCCCAGTAAACCCGAGCAAGCTACCATCTGCGAGGCTGGAAAGAAGCTCTTGTCTGAGTCAAGCCCTGCTCTTCGAGATGGTGGTGCTGAGATTCTTGGTACTATCATGAAGATCATTGGTGAGCGTGCTATGACCCCTAACCTGGAAGGTCTGGACGACATCcgcaagaacaaggtcaaggaatTCTTCGAGGCTGCCGAAGTCAAGGCAaaggagaagcccaagcccaaggcggCACCTGCACCTAAAGCGGCGCCTCCCAAGAAAGTCATGGGCGGAAAGAAGCCtatggccaagaaggccgctCCCGCTGCCGCTGCAGCTCCAGTAATGCCAGATGATACGCCTCCCACCCCTCAGCCAAGCTCTCGACCTGCCGCTGGCAAGCTCGGAAAGCCTACACTTGGAGGATTGAAGGGTCCCCAGAAGAGGACCCTTGGAGCTCCGGCACCTGGCTCTCCTCGCCGGGCGCCCGCTGCACCTGTCATGCCCGATGACGAACCTGCGCCACCCGCCCAACCTCGCCTTGGTCTCTCTCGTGGACTTGCCGGACGCTCTCTCGCCAAACCTACCGCACCCTCACCCCCAGTTGCACCAGCCTCGCCGCCTCCATCTAGCGGTCTCACTGCCGTGGAGCGCGCCGAGATTGAGGAGCTTAGAGCAGCCAACGACCGGCTAACCCGTCAAGTTGATGAGATGCGACAGGAACGTAGCAAGTTCATGTCAGAGAttcaagagctcaagaaccAGAATGCTGGCCTGATCGAAGACCACACCCGAGACGTGTTaagcatcaaggccaaggagacaCAGTTGGTCCGGGCGAGAAGCGATGCAGAGGCTACGGAACAGACCAACGACCGCCTGCGACGCGAACTAGAAAGACTTAAGAAGGCTTTGAGTCGTGCCGAAGGATTGGGTAGCTCTGGAAATGGTATGAACAGCCCAGGCCTCGCTTCTCCCACACACGATGATGTCTATCGAGACCATGGACCTCCCTCGGTGAGCCGCCATAGAATGAGCGTCACCAGCAGTATGtctgaagagaaggaaaatggCGAGCAGATGATTCCTCGCAACAAGCTTAGCCCTGAGATGCGATATGCTGGTAGCGCAAGCTCATCCGGACGTGGATCTCCCGCACGAGGCTTTAGAAGTGCTGCATCATATCGCGACGACGACCATGCACCAGCACCTTCTCAGCGGCCTATGTCATCGCTGCCTCAACCTACTGGAGGTAATGGTGCCGAGAGTTGGAGAAGGGCAGCAGAGGTGACGAGTCAGCTGAAGGCCCGAATTGAACAGATGAAG GCCAAGCAAGGGCTCGCTCGACCTTAA